The Nocardioides panzhihuensis genome has a segment encoding these proteins:
- the mmsB gene encoding multiple monosaccharide ABC transporter permease, translating to MNALLNTLRGNVRQYGMIIALAAIVILFQITTDGVLLKPLNVSNLVVQNAQILILAIGMVIVIVARHIDLSVGSVAAFVGAASAIMMTQYDFPWWLAVFLGLLIGAAIGAWHGFWVAYVGIPAFIVTLASMLLFRGLTLVVLKGATVGGLPEQFKAIGNGFLPEIGPDTGFHNLTLLIAVAAVGVLIFLEVRRRNAQTAYNFEVLPFPLFAVKLALLTIVIMYFAYLLADARGLPIVGLILAGLIVIYTFIMNKTVFGRHVYAIGGNVDAATMSGVNTKRVDFLVMTNMGLLAGLAGLVTTARLTAANPKAGVNFELDAIAAAFIGGAAVTGGVGTVVGAIIGGLVMGILNNGMSLLGVSIDWQQAIKGLVLLLAVAFDVWNKRRTAGSGGAGAESAEPSAPPPDKLAEEIEAMETTGARSSGELARPLAPSEGVTARSAEAELSVDSVDSDDPPKT from the coding sequence GCTCTGGCGGCGATCGTCATCCTCTTCCAGATCACGACCGATGGCGTGCTGCTCAAGCCGCTCAACGTGTCGAACCTTGTCGTCCAGAACGCCCAGATCCTGATCCTGGCCATCGGGATGGTGATCGTGATCGTGGCGCGCCACATCGACCTCTCGGTCGGCTCCGTGGCCGCCTTCGTCGGTGCCGCCTCGGCGATCATGATGACTCAGTACGACTTCCCGTGGTGGCTGGCCGTCTTCCTCGGCCTGCTGATCGGCGCCGCCATCGGTGCCTGGCACGGGTTCTGGGTGGCGTACGTCGGGATCCCGGCGTTCATCGTCACGCTGGCCTCGATGCTGCTCTTCCGCGGTCTGACCCTGGTCGTGCTCAAGGGCGCGACCGTCGGTGGTCTGCCCGAGCAGTTCAAGGCGATCGGCAACGGCTTCCTGCCCGAGATCGGGCCGGACACCGGGTTCCACAACCTGACGCTTCTCATCGCGGTCGCCGCCGTCGGTGTGTTGATCTTCCTCGAGGTCCGTCGTCGCAACGCCCAGACGGCCTACAACTTCGAGGTCCTGCCCTTCCCGCTCTTCGCGGTGAAGCTGGCGCTGCTGACGATCGTGATCATGTACTTCGCCTACCTGCTCGCCGATGCGCGCGGCCTGCCGATCGTCGGCCTGATCCTGGCGGGGCTGATCGTGATCTACACGTTCATCATGAACAAGACCGTCTTCGGTCGACACGTCTACGCGATCGGCGGCAACGTCGACGCGGCCACGATGTCCGGCGTCAACACCAAGCGTGTCGACTTCCTGGTCATGACGAACATGGGTCTGCTCGCTGGTCTGGCCGGTCTGGTCACGACTGCCCGTCTGACCGCCGCGAACCCCAAGGCCGGCGTCAACTTCGAGCTCGACGCGATCGCGGCCGCCTTCATCGGTGGCGCGGCCGTCACCGGCGGTGTCGGCACTGTTGTCGGCGCGATCATCGGTGGTCTCGTCATGGGTATCCTCAACAACGGCATGTCGCTGCTCGGCGTCTCCATTGACTGGCAGCAGGCGATCAAGGGCCTGGTGCTGCTCCTCGCCGTCGCGTTCGACGTATGGAACAAGCGTCGCACCGCCGGGTCCGGTGGAGCCGGTGCCGAGTCTGCCGAGCCCAGCGCTCCGCCGCCGGACAAGCTGGCCGAGGAGATCGAGGCCATGGAGACGACCGGAGCGAGGTCGAGCGGCGAGCTTGCTCGTCCGCTCGCGCCGAGCGAGGGAGTGACCGCGCGAAGCGCGGAGGCGGAGCTGAGCGTCGACTCCGTCGACTCCGACGATCCGCCGAAGACCTGA